The Eubacterium ventriosum genome includes the window TCGAAAATCTTACGGAAGCAAGAAAATGCGTAATGAACTCATTTGAAATCAAAAAATACCAACCGGACAATAATTAAAAGTAAATCATTACGAAAAATTAAATAATAGAAATGCTAAATAACAATTACACAAAATTAAATAATAAAAATGTCAAATAACAATTATACAAAACCGAATAACAAAAAAATTAAAAAGTACACTTATAAATTAAAGGAGAATATTATGGCAAACGAAAGATTTGAATCAGCAAAAATTGAATATGAAAATATTGGAGTGGATGTTGAAGCGGCAATAAACAGATTAATGAATGTACCTGTATCAATGCACTGCTGGCAGGGCGATGACGTAAAGGGATTTGACCAGGACGGACCTTTAACAGGAGGAATTCAGACAACAGGAAATTATCTGGGAAAGTCAAGAACACCGGAAGAACTAATGGCGGATATGGATAAGGCTATGTCTTTAATTCCGGGAAAAAAGAAAATTAATCTTCATGCAAGTTATGCAATTTTTGAAGAAGGCGAAGTAGTAGACAGAGATAAGATTGAGCCTAAGCATTTTAAAAAATGGGTTGATTTTGCAAAAGAGCATAATGTGGGAATTGACTTTAATCCAACATTTTTCTCACATCCAAAAGTTAAGGATGGATTAACACTTACAAGTCCTGATGAAGAAACAAGAAAGTTTTGGATTGAGCATGGAAAGGCGTGTATTAGAATTGCACAATATTTTGCAGAAGAAACAGGAATTCCATGTGTAATGAATATTTGGATTGGCGATGGCTTTAAGGATGTTCCGGCAGACAGAATGGGGCCAAGACAGAGATATAAAGATTCAATAGAGAAAATTTTAGAACAGCCTTATGACAAGTCCAAGGTTAAGATTTGTGTGGAATCAAAGGTATTTGGAATAGGAGTTGAATCATATACTGCAGGTTCAGCAGAATTTACTTTAAGTTTTGCCGCAAGTCATGAGGGATGCCTTCCATTAATGGATAACGGACATTATCACCCAACAGAATTGGTATCTGATAAGATTCCGGCATTATTGTGTTATTATCCTGAAATTGCCCTTCACATAACAAGAGGTGTCAGATGGGATAGCGATCATGTTTTACTTTTGGATGATGAAACAAAAGAGATTGCAAAAGAAATCGTAAGATGCAATGCTCTGGATAGAGTTTATATGGCTTTGGATTATTTTGATGCAAGCATTAACAGAATTTCAGCCTGGGTAGTTGGTATGCGTAGCTGGCAGAAGGCTTTGCTTAATGCAATGCTTATGCCTAATGAAGCGTTAAAGAAACTTCAGAATGAAAGCAGATTTACAGAACTTATGGCAATTCAGGAAGAATTAAAGACAATGCCATTTGGTGATATTTGGAAAGAATATTGTAGGAGATGTGGTGTTGATGAAGATATTACATGGTTTACAAAGGTAACTGAATACGAAAATCAGGTGCTTTCAAAGAGAAACTAATTATGATTGCGTGAGTGCAAAGCAGGTCACAATTCTTGCACTCAAAAAAATAATATTAGAAAAAGGAGAATAACAATGAATTTTTATGATATAGAATTTGTAAAAGGATTTATACGTATGTGTGATGACGGATGGCAGCAGGGATGGCATGAAAGAAATGGTGGAAATCTTTCATATAGATTATCAGAAAAGGATGTAGAGGAAGCTAAGGAGTATTTTAAGGAAGATGATAAGTGGCAGAGCATAGGTGCCAGCGTTCCGGATCTTGCAAATGAATATTTTATGGTAACAGGAAGTGGCAAGTTTTTTAGAAATGTAATTTTAAAACCTGAAGACAGCACATGCATAATTAAAGTTGATGAAACAGGTGAAAAATACAAGATTGTATGGGGGCTTGTTAATGGTGGCAGACCAACAAGTGAGCTTCCAAGCCATTTAATGAATCATCAGGTAAAGAAGAAGGCAACTAATGGAGAATATAGAGTAATTTATCATTGCCATACAACAAATGTAATAGCGTTAACTTTCGTTTTGCCTTTAGATGATAAGGTGTTTACAAGAGAATTATGGGAAATGGCAACAGAGTGTCCTGTAGTATTTCCTGACGGAATCGGTGTTGTAGACTGGATGGTTCCAGGGGGACATGATATTGCAGTTGCAACAAGTGAATTAATGAAAAAATATGACGTGGCGGTTTGGGCTCATCATGGAATTTTCTGTTCAGGTCCTGACTTTGATATTACATTTGGACTTGCACACACAGTTGAAAAATCAGCGGAAATTCTTGTAAAGGTATTGTCAATAACACCTAACAAATTACAGACAATAAAGCCGGACCAGTTTAGAAGTCTTGCAAAAGATTTTAAGGTAACATTGCATGAAGAATTTTTATATGAAAAATAAAAAATTATATGAAAAATAAGTTTACATAGTGGAGACTAACATTAAAAGTTTTGAATTGAAATATAAAGGGGAATAACAATGAAAGTATATGTAGGAGAAGATTATAAAGGATTGAGCCGTAAGGCAGCCAACATTATTTCGGCACAGGTTATTTTAAAACCTGACAGTGTTCTTGGACTTGCTACAGGCTCCACACCTATAGGAACTTATGAACAGCTTGTAGAATGGTATAAAAAGGGTGACTTGGATTTTTCACAGGTAACAAGTGTTAACTTAGATGAATATAAAGGATTGTCAAGTGACAATAATCAGAGTTATCATTACTTTATGAAAAAGCATTTGTTTGATATGGTTAATATTAATCAGGAAAAAACATATGTTCCTAACGGACTAGAACCGGATTTAAAGAAAGCATGTGAAGAATATAATTCTATTATTAATGATCTTGGCGGAATAGATTTGCAGTTATTAGGACTGGGTCATAACGGACATATCGGTTTTAACGAGCCAGGGGAAGCATTTGAGAAGGAAACACACTGTGTTGATTTAACTCAAAGCACTATTGAAGCTTCCAATATGATTTCTAAAGATGTTCTTGTTATAAGTTGGGAAAATCATTATCAGAATGTATATGACCTGTTGAAAAATGGATTTAAAGTAATAAACTGCTCATGGCAACCGTTATATGTGGTTAGTGGAATCTTTGAACACGAAAGGTATCATTTTGAAGATATTTTAGATTGGAATGTATATGAGTGGAAACATTGGTGGCTGGAATCAGATGCAAGTTTAAATCCAATTCAAATACAACCAACAGAACAAGTTCTGGGAGCACAAATCTGTGCATGGGGATTAACTTACGAAAGGGAGATACAGAGAATTGTAGAAAATTTAGCAGCATTTTCCGAGCATAGTTGGTCAGTAAAAAGAATATGTAACAAATATGATTATCAGAATAAAGCTTATAAAATATTGGATAAAATCTATATGTTAATCTCGGAAGAATAATATTAATGATAAAATGTAAAATACAAATATTTGGCTTTTAAACTGTAATTATAAAGTTTTAGAATCTGTTGTAGATACATACAAATAAATAATTGATGATTTACATCTATAAAAAGTATTGTTATGAATTACTTTTTATAGATGTTTTTTTATAAAATCGTAAAAAAATACCTTAAACATATCTCTGTAAAAGTAACTGTTAGTTTGCAAAAATAGTAGCACGGGAAAACTAGCAGTTTAAATTGCAATTAAATGCCTCAGAATATCCGGAAAAATTTTTTCCAGAATTTTGAAAATTCATCAATTTTGATGTGTACATATTCATAAAAGTATAGTATAGTATTATTTGCAACAAACATACGTTCGAACATAAATGATCAGCTTGCCAGGGCACTACTCGCAGTGCTACGGAAAACTGGCATTTATCTGCAAGATTTATTTCCCTTATCAAGCAGGTATTTATTGTTTAATCAAGAATACTGAATAAAGAAAGTGAAACGAATATGGAAAGACTTATTGAGATTTCTTTTCGTTTCCATAAGTGTAACAAGCAGATACTTAAGTACTATGGAGGAACTACTAATCTCGTAATGAAGTGCGAGAGATGTAAGAGGATATTAGACCTTAAGAAATTTACACAGGATATGATTGTAAGCAACGCGAAAGATGGAATTTTCAAGATTTAACTATGTTAGAGGAGAAAAAATTGAAGAACAGATTTAAGATTGGAGACCACGTGTATATAGTTGAATGTGGGCTGTATGCAAAAGAAGTGGTAATCGTCGGTATAGCCGGGGGATTTTATCAGATTTGTTTTAATGATAGGCAAATTTGGTGAAAAAGGAATACTTAACTTGGGAAAATTGGTTCCAGGAGTAGGAGCGGTTATTAATGGTGGGCTTGATTATGCGGAAACAAAAGTAATTGGTAATAGAGCTTATAAAGCATTTTTTGAGGGAGATTTTGATTTTGATGATAAGAACAAGGATAAAGAAATAATTGAGATTGATGAGGATGATATTAAAGAAGCAGAGAGCTAGTATAGAATAATCCAGGCGTGATAGTCTGGATTATTTTATATTTGACGACTACAATTATTTCTATTACAATGATGTTGAAGGCATAATCTGTAAAATTATAACATTGTTTATATGTGTTTGGTTTTGTTTATGCAAGTGAGCAAGGGTAAACACCACAAAACAAAGAGTTAAATTTATTTTTTATGGTTTAATATCAAGTGGCTTAGTGTATCAGTGTACCTATAAGGCTGCTTTATTAGGCTATTTTTATGCCTTCTAATAATTATTTATATTAGGAGGATTTTTATGAGCGAATTATCATTTGGAGAAGCAGAAAATTGGGTTGATTTTGTAGAAAGACAGATAGGCTATAAATTTGTAAATAGAGATTTATTAGTTCAAGCTTTTGTCAGAAAGTCATATTCTATGGAAAATGGTGGAGAAAACAACGAAGTATTAGAATTTATTGGTGATAAAGCATTAGACTTATCTGTTGTAAAAACACTAACAGACAAATACGGGCACATGATTTCTGATGAACCTGATTATGAGGATGAAGATGATGAATTTTACTGTGAATATTCAGAGGGAAAACTTACGCATCTCAAATCGTTGTTAGTACGAAAAGAATATTTATCTGCAAGAATCGATGAGTTGAAGTTGGCACCATTTTTAATAATGAGCAAAGGTGACCTAAAAAATAATATCGATAAAAATACATCAGTAAAAGAAGATTTGTTTGAGGCTATTATAGGAGCTGTAACTTTAGATACTCTATGGGATTTTGATAAAATCCAAGATGTAGTAGGAGTAATGCTTCGTCCGGAATTGATTTTAGATGCAGATGTTACAGACGATAACTATATCAAGTTAATACAGGACTGGGAATCAAAACACTATAATGATCTTCCGAAGTTTTTATATAAAGAAAGAGGTAGGAATGAGAGTATTCGTGTTGGAAAACAATCACTTTATTGGAGATATGGGAGTTCAACACCGGAGAGCGTGTATTATAAGGAAACTTGTTACACATATCCATATGGCAATGAGCATTTGAGATATGAGTGTAAAATGAAACTTTCAGATGATCTGCCGGAGTTCGGTGCATATGGAGAATCAAAGAGTGATGCAAGAAGAAAAGTTTGCGAATGTGCATATAAATTTTTAGAGGAAGAAGATCTTCTATGGACAATAAAAGATGAGATTGAGAATCCTAACAAAGCAGAATCTATTAGTCAGTTAGAGATACTTGCCAGAAGAGGTTATTTCTCAATGCCTGAATATGAATATATAGAGCAATATGATGAAAACGGAAATCCGATTTGGAATGTGGAATGTCATATAGAAGAAGAAAAGTATTACTTCGACGCTGAAGCATCTTCGAAAAAAGTAGCAAAAAAACAAGCAGCATATGATATGTTGATGTATGTGCTTGGTGAAGAGTAATATTTGTAAAATGATTTATAAGTAAGTACTTAAAGATAAAGGATGAAAAAGAAAGAAATTGATAGAAGAGAACATTTACATAAACCCACAGAAGACTTAACAGAATTATATAAAGAATTATGCGTTATTTTTTTTGAATACTATAATGCATTTTCGGAAGAAGTTGAATGAATATTAAGAAACAATATTCTAAATGTAGTACTATTTTGAGAAATGTATAAAAAAGGAGAACATTTATGAGCATAACATTTGAAATAGTCAAATTTAA containing:
- a CDS encoding L-rhamnose isomerase; protein product: MANERFESAKIEYENIGVDVEAAINRLMNVPVSMHCWQGDDVKGFDQDGPLTGGIQTTGNYLGKSRTPEELMADMDKAMSLIPGKKKINLHASYAIFEEGEVVDRDKIEPKHFKKWVDFAKEHNVGIDFNPTFFSHPKVKDGLTLTSPDEETRKFWIEHGKACIRIAQYFAEETGIPCVMNIWIGDGFKDVPADRMGPRQRYKDSIEKILEQPYDKSKVKICVESKVFGIGVESYTAGSAEFTLSFAASHEGCLPLMDNGHYHPTELVSDKIPALLCYYPEIALHITRGVRWDSDHVLLLDDETKEIAKEIVRCNALDRVYMALDYFDASINRISAWVVGMRSWQKALLNAMLMPNEALKKLQNESRFTELMAIQEELKTMPFGDIWKEYCRRCGVDEDITWFTKVTEYENQVLSKRN
- the rhaD gene encoding rhamnulose-1-phosphate aldolase translates to MNFYDIEFVKGFIRMCDDGWQQGWHERNGGNLSYRLSEKDVEEAKEYFKEDDKWQSIGASVPDLANEYFMVTGSGKFFRNVILKPEDSTCIIKVDETGEKYKIVWGLVNGGRPTSELPSHLMNHQVKKKATNGEYRVIYHCHTTNVIALTFVLPLDDKVFTRELWEMATECPVVFPDGIGVVDWMVPGGHDIAVATSELMKKYDVAVWAHHGIFCSGPDFDITFGLAHTVEKSAEILVKVLSITPNKLQTIKPDQFRSLAKDFKVTLHEEFLYEK
- a CDS encoding ribonuclease III domain-containing protein, translating into MSELSFGEAENWVDFVERQIGYKFVNRDLLVQAFVRKSYSMENGGENNEVLEFIGDKALDLSVVKTLTDKYGHMISDEPDYEDEDDEFYCEYSEGKLTHLKSLLVRKEYLSARIDELKLAPFLIMSKGDLKNNIDKNTSVKEDLFEAIIGAVTLDTLWDFDKIQDVVGVMLRPELILDADVTDDNYIKLIQDWESKHYNDLPKFLYKERGRNESIRVGKQSLYWRYGSSTPESVYYKETCYTYPYGNEHLRYECKMKLSDDLPEFGAYGESKSDARRKVCECAYKFLEEEDLLWTIKDEIENPNKAESISQLEILARRGYFSMPEYEYIEQYDENGNPIWNVECHIEEEKYYFDAEASSKKVAKKQAAYDMLMYVLGEE